A segment of the Chryseobacterium scophthalmum genome:
GGATAGACGGAACAACCGCTTTTACTTCATCAAAAATCTTTGGACTTTCTACATCGAAAATACCTCTTTTTTCTACGAAAATTCTTTTGTTATTAGACATTAGATGTCAGATGTTAAATATTATTAGACTTATTTACTTAATTTATTCGGATTATCCGGATTTTCTTTTTGAAATTGTTCAGCTCCTATCTTTTGATTTTCAAGCCATTTTTCAAAAGGAATTTTTTCTTCATCATAATCCAGTGCAAAAACATTTTTGCCGTTTTCTGAAACTAAGAATTTGAAATCAAACCAAGATCCTGTTTCTATTCTTCCGTAATCGTATGTATTGACCTGATAAAACGGAAAATTTTCTTTCGGTCTTTCCACGATTTCAAAGAATAGTTTTTTTTCATTTTCAGATAATTTGTTGTAATGATTTACATAATACAACTCTGAAAGCTTTTTATTTTGTTTTTCGAAAAACTGAAGAATAGTCTTCTCTTTTTCATTGTATTTGAATGGATTTAAAAAATATTTTCCGTCAACTTCAATAGCATTTTCAGATTTTGAAATTGGTTTTACGATTTCTCCTTTAAAATTCATTACTCCCCAAGTTCCACCGACTATTGCTTTGTGTTCGTCATCGGTTTTTTCCCAATCGCAACCGTCGCAAAAAGCTGCATAGCCGTAATTAAATGGTGATGCAAAATCATGTTCAGGATTAATGATAGTCGTTCCGTTTCGGTCTACAAAACCAACTTTTCCATTTTTGACAAACCTTCTTACCCCTTCAGAGAAATAATCTGCTCCGTTATCATAAAAGAAAGGTTTGTATAGAAAATTTCCTTTTTTGTCGTAGACGTAACCCCATTCATTTTTTCCTGGCTTTTCATCATTTTTAAAACCATCAAAATAGATCGTTTCTCCTTTTACTAGTTCTCCATCTTCCAAATAAGAAAAAACCCTGAACTGCGCAGGAACGATAATTTTCCCGTTTTGATTTTTAACTCCAACCAGCGAATCTTTTGATTTAAAATACTTCAAAACTTCCTTTTCCTGAGAAAAAGAAAGCATTGGCATTAATAAAATGGCTAAAAGTATTTTTTTCATTAATCAATTTGATTTAGTTAAAAATAAAATATGCAGCCCAAAAAGACTGCATATCAATTTATACTTTAAGATCGGCTTCTAATCCTATCAAGTCTTTGTTTGCGTCAATTATCGGCTGAACTTCATTGGCAATGAATTCTTCCGTCTGAATTGGTGCAAAACCAATGAAATTTTTAGGATCAAGAACTTCTTTTAATTTTGATTTATCTAGTTTTAATGAATCGTCATTTAAGATTCTTTCGATAAGGTCGTTTTCTTTACCTTCTTCTTTCACTTTCTTAGACGCTTCCATCGAATGAACTCTGATCACTTCATGAATTTCCTGACGGTCTCCACCAGCTTTTACTTCTTCCATGATGATATATTCTGTCGCCATGAAAGGAAGTTCTTCCATAATATGTTTGTTGATTCTGTTTGGATAAACAACGATTCCGTTCATGATGTTGTTCCAAATCAATAAGATTGCATCAACAGCCAAGAAAGCCTGAGGAATTGTTAATCTCTTGTTTGCAGAATCATCTAAAGTTCTTTCAAACCATTGTGTTGAAGCCACCATTGCAGAACTAGTCGTTAAAGACATAACGTATTTTGCTAAAGCTCCGATTCTTTCGCTTCTCATTGGATTACGCTTGTAAGCCATTGCAGATGAACCTATTTGGTTTTTCTCGAATGGTTCTTCAATTTCTTTCAAATTCTGAAGAAGACGTAAATCGTTTGTAAATTTATGTGCAGATTGAGCGATATTTCCTAATAAAGCTACCACTTTAGCATCGATTTTTCTGTCATAAGTCTGACCAGAAACTCCGAAAACTTTTTCGAAACCGAATCTTTTTGACAATTCTTTATCTAAATGTTTTACTTTAGAATAATCACCGTTAAAAAGCTCAAGAAAACTTGCTGCAGTTCCTGTTGTTCCTTTTACTCCTCTGAAACGTAATGTTTCTAGGAAGAAATCAAGCTCTTCGATATCAAGAACCAAACTTTGTAACCAAAGTGTTGCTCTTTTTCCAACAGTTGTTAACTGAGCCGGCTGGAAATGTGTAAATCCTAAAGTCGGTAAATCTTTGTATTGAATAGCAAAATCAGAAAGATTTTTCATCACGTTAACCAACTTTTTCTTTAAAATTAAAAGTCCGTCACGGATTTGAATTAAATCTGTATTATCTCCTACAAACGCCGAAGTTGCTCCCAAGTGGATAATTCCTTTTGCAGAAGGCGCAACGTCACCATAAGCGTGAACGTGGGCCATCACATCATGACGGAATTTTTTCTCGTAAGCTGCAGCTACTTCATAATCGATGTTTTCTGCATTGGCTTTTAACTCCGCGATTTGCTCGTCTGTGATGTCAAGTCCAAGGTCTTTTTCGATTTCAGCAAGGGCGATCCAAAGCTTTCTCCAATTCTGGAATTTGTTGTTATGAGAAAAGTTAAATAACATTTCTTCACTGGAGTAGCGCTCTTCCAATGGATTTTTGTAGGAATTCATTTCTTTACTTTTACTTTTTAGATATGCAAAAATAAGGATTTTCGGTGAGAGAGAAAAATTGTGATGTTGGTTTTAAATTTTGTTTACATCAAAGTTATTTTAACCGATTTAAAACTCATTTTCAGTTCAGATAAATTCCAAAAAACCAAGTCCAGGCTATTAAAATAATCTGCATTGGAATTCTTTCTTTATACAAATATGCTATTCCAGGACCTGAATAATTTGCTTTAAAAATATTGACTTTTTTTCTTGATGAATCGATATTTGCGATAAAAATCAACACAAAAAAGATAATCAACAAAATTGAAGTAATCTCACGAATTGAAGGAATCATTAAGCCAATTGCTGCGGCAATTTCGATTAAACCTGTAAAATAGACCCAAAACATTTTTGCCGGAATAAACTCAGGAATCATTAAAGCCATTCCTTTCTGGAATTTAAAATGGGCAAAGCCTGTGAATAACATAAAAACTGCCATTCCGAGATTTCCTGAAAATAGAAGATTCCAATTTCCCTGGAAAATTTTTGTTCCAAGTAGAGCTAAAACGAATGTAATAAAAAGGATTGCCAGTAATTTCATGTTGCTTGATTAAAAATTAATTCATACTAAATTCCCGCAAATTTCACAGGTTTTCACAGATGATTGAGAATATTTTATTGAAAATATTTGTTTAAAGGTAAATAAAAAAAGAGGTTTCGTGTAAAAACCTCTTGATATAAATTATTCAAATCTTATTAATTGGATTCTGCAAGATCTTTCACAATCTGTAAACCTTTTGTAAAACCTTCATTCATATGATCTTTCCATTCGCTTTCAGCCTGAACTTCAGCCTGAAGTTTTACTGTTCCATTATCAAGCGAAATGAGAAAATATTTTTCGAAAGAACCGTTCCACTCCATCACTTCTTTGCTTTGAGTATCTTCGTTTCCATCTTTATCAACCATTCCCAAATGTTTAAAAACAATCTGATTGGGTTTTTCGAGACTGTCGATCGTAGAAACCATTCCTTCACCATCTGAATTGGTGAAGTAGGTTTTTCCGCCAACTTTCCAATCTGATTTCATCAATGAAATTGATTTAGGATTGAAAAATTTTGTCCATTCACTGTACGTTTCGGGAGTCCATAAAACGTCCCATATTTTTTGTTTTGGAGCATTAATAATAATGTCGTACGATAAATTTTCCATAATAATGATTTTTAAAGTGATTGATTAGATAGAATAAAGAATAAAGAAAATAGACTATTACTCAGTAATCAAAATTCATAAAATGTTAGAATATATGATTGACTATTTTTGATTATTTATAATTTTAAAAAAAAATTAATCCAACTTATTACAATTGGTTTTCCGCCAGATTCTTCACATTCTGAAGTGCTGCAGGAAATTTTTCTTCAAAAAAATCTTTAAATTCTGGTGAAGATTTAATGGTTGCTTTTAATATTGTTTCCTCTTCAGTTTCTTCCAAAACATAAGATTCTGTGGCATCACCCCAATCTTGTGGAGTTTCTATACCATCATAAATTTCACCCAAATGCAAAAAGACCATCTCTTTATTGGGATCATTTTTTAAAACACGGCTGTACATACCGTTGTTATTAGGATCAAAAAATTTAATGATGCTACCTTCGTCCCAAGTTCCTACATAAAAAGAACCTTTTGTAAACGCCGAAGTCCATTGTCTGTAATGCATATCTTCCCAAAGAACGGTCCATACTTTTTCAGGACTTGCGTTGATTTTTATTTCAAATTTTAAAATTTCCATAATTTAATGTATAGGTTTAGGTTTAGGTTTAGGTTTAGGTTTAGGTTTAGGTAAAATTATTTATCCACCGACAAAATCTCCGCCATTGATGTGAATGATTTCACCCGTGATAAAACTAGAATCTTCCGAAGCCAGAAAAACATAAGCAGGTGCAACTTCTGAAGGTTGACCAGCTCTTTTTAAAGGTGTATCTTTTCCGAAAGAAGCAATATCTTCAAAAGTTTCTTTTACTAACGGAGTCCAGATCGGACCTGGAGCAACACCATTAACCAAAATTTTCTGCTCGGCAAGATTTGTCGCCAGAGAACGAATAAATGTTGCAATTGCACCTTTTGTTGACGAATAATCTATGAGATGATCGCTGCCACGATAAGCAGTTACCGAAGTGGTACAAATTATTCGCCCGCCTTTATTCATTAATTTCAAACAATCTCTTGTAAATGAAATCATAGAAATGATATTGACATTGAATGTTTCGTTAATCTGATCATCTGAAATTTTTTCGACATCGCTTTTTGGAAACTGAATTCCGGCATTATTAACCAAAATATCAATGGTTTTCCATTCTTTAGCAATCTTTTCTAAAGAATTTTTTCTAAATGCTTTTTTAGAAATATCCCCTTTTAGAAGAATACATTTCTGTCCTTCTTTTTCAACCAGTTTCTTGGTTTCTTTAGCATCTTTTACACTTTCTTTATAAATGACAGCAACATCGGCTCCTTCTCTTGCAAAATGCACCGCTACAGCTTGTCCTATTCCGCTGTCGCCACCTGAGATAATTGCTTTTTTATTAAGTAGTTTTTTGCTTCCTAAATAATTTTGTCTGATAATCTTAGGATACAAACCGTCTTTGGGTACTTTGGAAAGTGATCTTGACTTGTTCTGTGTCTTCATAAGCAAATCTTTTTATGAATATCATCAAACAGCAAGCCGAATAATGAAAGCTGGAAGTTTGATGTTGGAAGCCGGAAGTTTTTAACGACTCAAAATAACTTCTAACATCGAACTTCCATCACCCAACTAAGAAACATAAGCTTCTTCTAAATCTTTAATTACAATTTTCTGCATTTTCATCATTGCCTGTACTACTTTTTGCGCTTTCAGCTGATCAGAGTCACTCATCAGTTCGATCAATCTTTTCGGTACAATTTGCCAACTCATTCCGAATTTATCTTTTAGCCAACCACACATACTTTCTCTTCCGCCATCTGCAGTTAACGAATTCCAAAGATGATCTGTTTCTTCCTGATTTTCTGTCATAATAACCATTGAAATTCCCTCATTAAAATCAAATTTATGATCGTAAGAATTATCCATACAGAATAAAGAATAACCATTAATTTCGAAATGCGCGTGCTGTACATTTTCCGGAACTTCGTGGTTTTCATCTCCTACTCCGTCTCCGTATTTCAGAACGCTTTCTATTTTTGAATTAGGGAAAACTTCTGTGTACAATTTCATAGCTTCCAATGCTTTCCCATTATTTTGGTGAATAAACATTAAAGTCGGAATAATTCTTTGCTCGCTTTTCTTTTCACCTAAATATAATTGCCAAGTAACGCCAAATCTATCCCGAATCCAGCCATATTTTTTACTCCAAGGATAAGAATCTAATGCCATCAAAACAATCCCTCCGTCTTCTAATTGATCCCAATATTTCTGAACCTCTTCCTCAGTTTCGCACATCATCATCAACGAAACGGAAGCATTTTTTTCAAAATGTGGACCGCCATTTAGAAGCATTAATTTTTGTCCGAAAAGTTCGATATTTAAAACCATCGGCGTATCTGCTGTAATTTTTCCGTTAAATATTTTACAGTAAAAGTCAGCTGATTCTTTTGCATCACCATCATACCAAAGACATGGGAAAATATTGTTATTCATTGTTTTAAAATTTAGGGTTGATTGTATCGTTTAAGTTTTTTATTCTGAATGAAATATAAGCAAAATGCAGAATCTCAATTCAATCATGAGACTCTTCCTTCATCAGAATGACAAACTATTTGTTTTAATTATTTTTAAAAGAAAAATTATTTTCTTTCATGTAATTTTTTAGTTTCGAAATCGTGTTTTTTCCGAAACCATGAAATTTCATTAATTCATTTTCAGAATAATCTGACAGTTTTGTGAGAGAATCTATTTGTTTCTTTTCCAGAGCTCTTCTTGCAGGCATCGCTATAATACCCTGCAAAAATTTGTTTTCCACAACATGATTCTCAGTGTAAATGGGCTTTAAACATCTTGCCATTATTACTAAATTGATCATGATTACAGCTTTTAAAGTTTAATGGTTTTCTACATATTTATGAAAATTGTTGAGAATCGCATACCAACCTTCCCGCTGCATCTCAACTGAATTTTGTTTTTCAGGATCAAAAATTTCGGTCACTTTGGTTGTATTCTCGTCTATTTTTTCAAAAATCACTTCTACTTCTCTCCCGTCTTCTATATGATATTTTATTCTTTCATTCAGAATTACTTCGTCATAAACTCCTATAAAATCAAAGCCGAAACTTCCGTCTTTTGCTTCCATTCTATTATTGAATTTTCCACCTACTTTCAGATCGTTTTCAGAACTTGGGCAAAACCAGCTTTCATGAGCGAAATTCCATTTGGTAATATGTTTTGGGGAATTAAAATAATCCCAAACTTTTTCTACCGGCGCCAAGATCGTAATGTCAATTTTAACTTTTTCCATTTAATATTTTGTTTTTTTAAGGTGTAAAAAGAAGGGTAAACTCAACATCTACCCTTTCATTAATTAAATATAAAACTATTTTGTGTATTCTTCGTTATAATTGATCATCCAATGTACACCAAACTGATCCTGAAAACTCCCGAAGTAATCACCCCAAAACTGATCTTCAAGTGGCATTTCAATATTTCCACCTTCAGAAAGTCCTTTGAAAATTCTGTCTGCGTCTTCTCTGGAATCAGGAAAAACAGAAACATAATTATTGTTTCCGACAGTTAAGTTTTGTCCGAATGACGGCACAATGTCTGAAGCCATCAAAAGATCTCCACCAATCGGAAGCGCAATGTGCATCACTCTGTTTTTTTCTTCGTCTGATAAATTTTCAGTTCCGGGAGCATTGCCCATTTTATGGATTTCTCCAACGAATTCTCCGCCGAAAACAGATTTGTAAAATGTAAATGCTTTTTCTGCTGTACCATCAAAATTCAGGTACGGATTTAATTTTGCCATGATTTTTATTTTTTAAAAGTTAGTTTTTTGTCATTGCGAGAATCTTTGCGACGATGCAATCTCAACTTTTTAAACGCAAAGAGCGCAAAGATTTTCTTTAAGGTTTTTGAAAATATTTTTCGTTCACAAAGGCGTTTCACTCAGCAAAGATTGTAAGCATTAAAAGGAATTAATACTTCATATTCTCATCAAAGTCGTATTTCATTCCTTCATAGTTGAGAATTCTACGCATCAATCCGATCTGTCCACAGAGATAATCTTCACGACCGATGCACATTCCAACGAAATTAAGCACGTTTTCAGGGAAAAATTCGATATTCATTCCCATCGGAAAAGCTTTTGCTAAATCTTCGTCTGAAACTTCCAATAATTTCTGATAAACAAGAGGTGAAATTTTATGAAAAGAATCTTTCAACTGCTGTAAAGACGGGTATTCTAAATTTGCATCCAACGCTTTTCCCTGAAAGAAAAAATCTTTAAATTCAAATTCTTCATTTAAGCCAAGTACACTTCCCATTGCATAACGCATATCGAGAAAATTTCCAACCATCCAAACGATGTGGTTTGTTCTGCCTTCAATTCTTTTTAAAGCATCTTCTTCTGAAATTCCATCAAGAACCATCAGAAAACTCTGACTGTGTCCTCGAAACGCAGGAATTATAATTTCTAATTTTGATGATTTTGAGGTGTCCATTATGTTAGTTTAATGTTGTTTTGTAAATTCTATGAATTATTGTTTAAATTTCTCTTCCTGATTTATTTTACCGCTCCTGGTTTTTCTAAAATCCTTCGGAGATATCCGAATTGACCGCTGTGATAAATTTCGTGAAGTGATAATCCTGAAACGTCATTAACTATTGCAGGATCAAGACTTTCAAGACTGTTAAGTTTCATTTCAAACTTATTCTGAGATTCTTTTAAATAAGATTTTAATTCGTCGAAACTTACAAATTCATCTTTTCTGTTCAAAGGAATTTCTCCTCTGTTGTAGCATGAAAATTTTTTGTTGTCCCAAACTGATTCTTCACCCAAAACATTCAGAAAAACATTTCTTATATAAATTAAATGTCCTAAAATCCAATTCATACAATTCGCTTCACCATTAGGAAAAATCATTGCTTCTTCGTTTGAAATATCATTGATATTCATTGAAATCACTTTGTAATTACTCAATATCAGAAATTTTAGGATTTTAATATCGTTTGATTGTGTTTCCATTTAATTATTCTTGAGGCATTTGCGACATATCTGCAAAAGTGACATTCCAACCATGTCCGTTGATGTCCCAAAAAGAATTTTGATACATCCATCCGTAATCTTGTGGTTCTTCATGTTGATAAGCTCCATTCGCTACGGCAGCATTAACAACCTGATCAACTTCTTCACGGCTATTTAAACCGATTGCAACCAAAACTTGTGTAGTATCACCTTTCGGAACCGGCCTTTCTGAAAAAGTCTGAAAATATTCTTCCGTTAAAAACATCACATAGATATTATCATTCATCACCACGCAAACTGCCTTATCGTCTGAAAACTGTTCGTTGATGGAGAATCCGACTTTAGTCCAAAACTCTTTTGTTTTCTGAATATCTTTCACCGGAAGATTCACGTAAATCTGATTGACTTTCATTTTTTTAATTTTTTTTTAGGTTAAAATATGAGATTTAAAAATCCGCAGGAAGCTGGGACATATCTGAAAAAAGGACTTCCCATTGATGACCGTCTAAATCTGAAAAAGTTTTCTGATACATCCATCCATAATCTCTTGGTTCACTGTATTTGGAACCTCCATTTTCTGTAGCAGTTTTCACCATTTCATCAACTTCTTCACGACTCTTTACGCCAATTGCAAGAAGCGTTTGAGTGGTATCTCCTTTTGCAACAGGTCTGTCTGTGAAAGTTTGGAAAAACTCTTCTTTTAAAAACATGGTGTAAATATGATCTTGTTTCATGATTACACAGATTGCTTTTTCATCAGAAAATTGTTCGTTGATCGAAAACCCCAGTTTTGTCCAGAATTCTCTCGTTTTCTGAACATCTTTTACAGGAAGGTTTACGTAAATTTGATTGATTTCCATTTTGTAATTTTTGATGTTAAACTTTTAACCAAAATTACCAAGTCATTGCGGAAATCAACTTGCCATAAGACAAGATTTAATTTTTCTTCGGATGAGATACTATTTCTTTGCGGATCCTGCTTAATGAAGTGTCTGTAATTCCCAGATAAGAAGCAATTTGTTTTAAAGGTGCAAATTGTATCACCTGAGATTTTTGCTCTAAAAGATGAAGGTAACGTTTGGTTGCAGAAAGCGTAAACATCTCTACCGAACGCTGTTTATATAAAAAAAGCTGTTGAGACATCCAGGCTCTTCCCCATTCTCTGAGGTTCGGAATTTTATGAAACAACTCCTGAAAAACATCAAAATCAAGTTTCCAACATTCGCAATCTGTAATGCAGATAATATTTTCCTGAGTAGGAATTCTTTGAAACAGAGAAGAAACATCGATGATAATTTCGTTTTCTGTAAAAAAGTTTGTTGTCACATCATTTCCGTTAAAATCATTAACAAAAGAACGCGCCAAGCCTTTTTCTAAAATATAATATTCGTTGGCCATTTTGCCTTCCTGAAGAATAGCTTCTCCTTTTTGGAAAACTACTTTTTCGTGCGCCTGAATAATTTCATCAAGTTCTTCTTGAAAGAAAAAAGGAAAATCACGATAAACGTCGAAGGCTTTGCTGGTCATCCAATTAATATTTTGAGATTTTAAAATTAAAATTTTTATTGGAATTAAAAGTGAAATATTTTGTATAAATTATCATTAGTTCTTTTGTCTTGAAACAAAAGAACCAAAAATTCAAGACGGGAAACTCCGACTAAAAATTAAAATTTACTCCTAAAATTCCCAAAACTCGCACGAATGAATATTTCTTCATTGGTTCAAATTTATCAACGTGCTCAAGCAATGGGAATTTTTTAACGGATTAAATTCTAATTTTATTAACGTCTCCGTTTCCTAAGTCGAAAATTTAAAACAAAGAAAGCTGAATCGGTTTAGGTTTTGATGGTTTTTCTGCATCGCCGAATACTGTTTTCCCACCAAATCTCCATGAGTTTTGGCGTTCTTCTTCAATGACCTCATTAATATCAAAATCCGGAGTGAAATTTTTCTCAGCTTCTGAAATAATTGTGTGTAGTTTGTTAATAGATTGTAGTTTATCAGAATTTCCCAATTTAGATTTTTCAATTCCTTTTTGGAGAATATTGATGGTTTCATCATAAACATTGATGGGAACAGGAAAAGGATGACCGTCTTTGCCGCCGTGTGCAAAAGAAAATCTCGCAGGATCTCTAAATCTTGAAGGTGCACCATGAATGACTTCACTTACCAATGCCAGACTTTGTAAAGTTCGAGGTCCCACTCCTTTCATTAAAAGTAATTCTTCAAAATTTTCAGGCTGGTTTTCTCTGGTCATGTACAAAAGTGTTCCGAGTTTTTTCAGATCAACATCTGAAGCGCGAACATCATGATGAGCCGGCAAAATTAAATTGGCAAAATCCTGCATGATCTTTTCAGAATTCGTATGAGAAATTTCTAAAATTCCTTTGCGGTTTTCCTGCGCTTCATTTGCTGTAAGATTCAGAATATTTCCACGGTTAATTCCCTGAATTCCTTTGTGAGGTTCATCTACAAAAGATTTCATATTTTCAGAATGCCAATGATAACGTCTTGCGGTTCCATCTGCATCGTTCATTCCCTGTTGTACAACTGCCCAATTTCCTTCATCAGAAAGAATAAAATTATGAAGATACAACTGATAACCATCCTGAATTGCGGTGTTATCAACTTTTGCAGAAAGTTTACTGGCACGAACCAAATCGTCTCCATTCAATCCGGTTTTATCGGCAATGACGAGAAGTTCATTTGGTGTTTCTTTAGAAAACCTACCTTTTCCGCCACAAATATAAATTCCGAGTTCTTTGGAATTTGGATTAATACTGCGTTTTAAAGCTCCCATTACCGAAGTTGTGATTCCTGAAGAATGCCAATCCATTCCCATAACTGCACCGAAACTTTGAAACCAAAAAGGATCCGCCAATCTTCGAAGGACTTCATTTTTTCCGTAATCTGCGAGCATTACTTCAACAATAGAAAGCCCAAGTACTG
Coding sequences within it:
- a CDS encoding WG repeat-containing protein; the protein is MKKILLAILLMPMLSFSQEKEVLKYFKSKDSLVGVKNQNGKIIVPAQFRVFSYLEDGELVKGETIYFDGFKNDEKPGKNEWGYVYDKKGNFLYKPFFYDNGADYFSEGVRRFVKNGKVGFVDRNGTTIINPEHDFASPFNYGYAAFCDGCDWEKTDDEHKAIVGGTWGVMNFKGEIVKPISKSENAIEVDGKYFLNPFKYNEKEKTILQFFEKQNKKLSELYYVNHYNKLSENEKKLFFEIVERPKENFPFYQVNTYDYGRIETGSWFDFKFLVSENGKNVFALDYDEEKIPFEKWLENQKIGAEQFQKENPDNPNKLSK
- the purB gene encoding adenylosuccinate lyase, whose protein sequence is MNSYKNPLEERYSSEEMLFNFSHNNKFQNWRKLWIALAEIEKDLGLDITDEQIAELKANAENIDYEVAAAYEKKFRHDVMAHVHAYGDVAPSAKGIIHLGATSAFVGDNTDLIQIRDGLLILKKKLVNVMKNLSDFAIQYKDLPTLGFTHFQPAQLTTVGKRATLWLQSLVLDIEELDFFLETLRFRGVKGTTGTAASFLELFNGDYSKVKHLDKELSKRFGFEKVFGVSGQTYDRKIDAKVVALLGNIAQSAHKFTNDLRLLQNLKEIEEPFEKNQIGSSAMAYKRNPMRSERIGALAKYVMSLTTSSAMVASTQWFERTLDDSANKRLTIPQAFLAVDAILLIWNNIMNGIVVYPNRINKHIMEELPFMATEYIIMEEVKAGGDRQEIHEVIRVHSMEASKKVKEEGKENDLIERILNDDSLKLDKSKLKEVLDPKNFIGFAPIQTEEFIANEVQPIIDANKDLIGLEADLKV
- a CDS encoding DoxX family protein; amino-acid sequence: MKLLAILFITFVLALLGTKIFQGNWNLLFSGNLGMAVFMLFTGFAHFKFQKGMALMIPEFIPAKMFWVYFTGLIEIAAAIGLMIPSIREITSILLIIFFVLIFIANIDSSRKKVNIFKANYSGPGIAYLYKERIPMQIILIAWTWFFGIYLN
- a CDS encoding SRPBCC family protein, giving the protein MENLSYDIIINAPKQKIWDVLWTPETYSEWTKFFNPKSISLMKSDWKVGGKTYFTNSDGEGMVSTIDSLEKPNQIVFKHLGMVDKDGNEDTQSKEVMEWNGSFEKYFLISLDNGTVKLQAEVQAESEWKDHMNEGFTKGLQIVKDLAESN
- a CDS encoding SRPBCC domain-containing protein; protein product: MEILKFEIKINASPEKVWTVLWEDMHYRQWTSAFTKGSFYVGTWDEGSIIKFFDPNNNGMYSRVLKNDPNKEMVFLHLGEIYDGIETPQDWGDATESYVLEETEEETILKATIKSSPEFKDFFEEKFPAALQNVKNLAENQL
- a CDS encoding SDR family oxidoreductase, encoding MKTQNKSRSLSKVPKDGLYPKIIRQNYLGSKKLLNKKAIISGGDSGIGQAVAVHFAREGADVAVIYKESVKDAKETKKLVEKEGQKCILLKGDISKKAFRKNSLEKIAKEWKTIDILVNNAGIQFPKSDVEKISDDQINETFNVNIISMISFTRDCLKLMNKGGRIICTTSVTAYRGSDHLIDYSSTKGAIATFIRSLATNLAEQKILVNGVAPGPIWTPLVKETFEDIASFGKDTPLKRAGQPSEVAPAYVFLASEDSSFITGEIIHINGGDFVGG
- a CDS encoding VOC family protein; the protein is MNNNIFPCLWYDGDAKESADFYCKIFNGKITADTPMVLNIELFGQKLMLLNGGPHFEKNASVSLMMMCETEEEVQKYWDQLEDGGIVLMALDSYPWSKKYGWIRDRFGVTWQLYLGEKKSEQRIIPTLMFIHQNNGKALEAMKLYTEVFPNSKIESVLKYGDGVGDENHEVPENVQHAHFEINGYSLFCMDNSYDHKFDFNEGISMVIMTENQEETDHLWNSLTADGGRESMCGWLKDKFGMSWQIVPKRLIELMSDSDQLKAQKVVQAMMKMQKIVIKDLEEAYVS
- a CDS encoding DNA-directed RNA polymerase subunit alpha C-terminal domain-containing protein; this translates as MINLVIMARCLKPIYTENHVVENKFLQGIIAMPARRALEKKQIDSLTKLSDYSENELMKFHGFGKNTISKLKNYMKENNFSFKNN
- a CDS encoding SRPBCC family protein, with protein sequence MEKVKIDITILAPVEKVWDYFNSPKHITKWNFAHESWFCPSSENDLKVGGKFNNRMEAKDGSFGFDFIGVYDEVILNERIKYHIEDGREVEVIFEKIDENTTKVTEIFDPEKQNSVEMQREGWYAILNNFHKYVENH
- a CDS encoding VOC family protein, with protein sequence MAKLNPYLNFDGTAEKAFTFYKSVFGGEFVGEIHKMGNAPGTENLSDEEKNRVMHIALPIGGDLLMASDIVPSFGQNLTVGNNNYVSVFPDSREDADRIFKGLSEGGNIEMPLEDQFWGDYFGSFQDQFGVHWMINYNEEYTK
- a CDS encoding DinB family protein — translated: MDTSKSSKLEIIIPAFRGHSQSFLMVLDGISEEDALKRIEGRTNHIVWMVGNFLDMRYAMGSVLGLNEEFEFKDFFFQGKALDANLEYPSLQQLKDSFHKISPLVYQKLLEVSDEDLAKAFPMGMNIEFFPENVLNFVGMCIGREDYLCGQIGLMRRILNYEGMKYDFDENMKY
- a CDS encoding VOC family protein, which translates into the protein MKVNQIYVNLPVKDIQKTKEFWTKVGFSINEQFSDDKAVCVVMNDNIYVMFLTEEYFQTFSERPVPKGDTTQVLVAIGLNSREEVDQVVNAAVANGAYQHEEPQDYGWMYQNSFWDINGHGWNVTFADMSQMPQE
- a CDS encoding VOC family protein, translating into MEINQIYVNLPVKDVQKTREFWTKLGFSINEQFSDEKAICVIMKQDHIYTMFLKEEFFQTFTDRPVAKGDTTQTLLAIGVKSREEVDEMVKTATENGGSKYSEPRDYGWMYQKTFSDLDGHQWEVLFSDMSQLPADF
- a CDS encoding Crp/Fnr family transcriptional regulator, with amino-acid sequence MTSKAFDVYRDFPFFFQEELDEIIQAHEKVVFQKGEAILQEGKMANEYYILEKGLARSFVNDFNGNDVTTNFFTENEIIIDVSSLFQRIPTQENIICITDCECWKLDFDVFQELFHKIPNLREWGRAWMSQQLFLYKQRSVEMFTLSATKRYLHLLEQKSQVIQFAPLKQIASYLGITDTSLSRIRKEIVSHPKKN
- a CDS encoding DUF763 domain-containing protein — its product is MKRSGTATLPLHYGKVPPWLYERMAVLGLSIVEVMLADYGKNEVLRRLADPFWFQSFGAVMGMDWHSSGITTSVMGALKRSINPNSKELGIYICGGKGRFSKETPNELLVIADKTGLNGDDLVRASKLSAKVDNTAIQDGYQLYLHNFILSDEGNWAVVQQGMNDADGTARRYHWHSENMKSFVDEPHKGIQGINRGNILNLTANEAQENRKGILEISHTNSEKIMQDFANLILPAHHDVRASDVDLKKLGTLLYMTRENQPENFEELLLMKGVGPRTLQSLALVSEVIHGAPSRFRDPARFSFAHGGKDGHPFPVPINVYDETINILQKGIEKSKLGNSDKLQSINKLHTIISEAEKNFTPDFDINEVIEEERQNSWRFGGKTVFGDAEKPSKPKPIQLSLF